A DNA window from Synchiropus splendidus isolate RoL2022-P1 chromosome 2, RoL_Sspl_1.0, whole genome shotgun sequence contains the following coding sequences:
- the LOC128754290 gene encoding condensin complex subunit 3-like: MTADTELELKEAFQRAQKSHNNKAKLVAGLKRSYSKLEDKTLFHEEFIHYLKYAMIVYKREPAVENVIEFVARFASSFQSQPKTEEQDEEEDQAEDEDEDEDHPFLSFIFNFLLESHKASSHAVRFRVCQLINKLLGSMAENAQIDDDLFDSIHQAMLIRVTDKFPNVRIQAALAMTRLQQPADPDCPTINAYMLILENDSNAEVRRAVLSCIAMSPCTLPKVIKRTRDVKENVRKLAYQVLAEKVHIKALSIAQRVSLLQHGLHDTSEAVRDMVCSCLLPAWLQRLGGNIIELLHRLDVENCAETALDTLKAVFGATPANQLLQNKPELDNRKLIPTQALTCENVLLWRALCEFIKCKGDEGDELLEQVLPDAATYAEYLFGYLKSVPALTEEQRADFSQLELVMIKEFISQQLIHLIGCLDTNEEGGRKRVLAVLQEMLVLPQTPSSLVFLLAQKLISLVSDDQRRIQLVAEIISDLREPMMEPPQQVDENESRRQQVQLAGVKVQIIEVKQTLEECIAAQDFSRAAELKESLTELEKQRDQLVKEISESCQPADMDVRTEKNDPETLLRCLTMCAELLKQMSIKTRVGPTLNALMSSLILPGIANSHPSVRNMAVVCLGTCTLHSKELAKTHMVLLLQIAQLDEAKIRISALRAVVDLLLLFGFQLLSENPAGQKAAQPQSLGGPEEDLAQGEDTAQSIVMMLSEFLDDEASDLRTETAEALAKLMYTGRMSSAKMLSRLVLLWYNPVTEDDIRLRHCLGVFFQLYARESRVHQEVVEESFLPTLRTLMNAPATSPLAEVDVNNVVELFVELTRSSALMKPSTNTEGACVHDYLAARICGEMLKDPTAPEVRLYAKTLGNLELSTDEMVRKDLQMLLQELVQVVKDRICLRALEKILCNLVDSKEQAELLSATALQPLDVNTDDITNDELAKSAKRPKRGPNKACAARGGRKPSRKAESSEESDGENVPEAAPNLRPSRRAKTAALEKTKLDLNPLINQEANVS; the protein is encoded by the exons ATGACTGCAGACACCGAACTGGAGTTGAAAGAGGCGTTTCAACGCGCCCAGAAGAGCCACAACAACAAGGCTAAGCTGGTCGCTGGCCTGAAGAGAAGCTACAGCAAG CTTGAAGACAAGACTCTGTTCCACGAGGAGTTTATCCACTACCTCAAGTATGCCATGATCGTCTACAAACGGGAACCTGCAGTCGAGAATGTCATTGAATTTGTGGCGAGATTTGCGTCGAGTTTCCAGTCTCAGCCAAAAACAGAGGAgcaggatgaggaagaggaccaGGCGGAGGACGAAGACGAGGATGAGGATCATCCTTTTTTGAGTTTCATCTTTAACTTTTTACTGGAG TCTCATAAAGCAAGCAGCCATGCAGTGCGCTTCCGTGTCTGCCAGCTGATCAATAAGCTGCTGGGGAGTATGGCAGAGAATGCCCAGATAGACGACGACCTCTTTGACAGTATTCATCAGGCCATGTTGATCCGTGTCACAGACAAGTTCCCCAACGTTCGGATTCAGGCAGCATTAGCAATGACACGCCTGCAGCAGCCCGCCGATCCTGACTGCCCAACTATCAATG CATACATGTTAATCCTGGAAAACGACTCAAACGCAGAAGTACGTCGTGCGGTCCTTTCTTGCATCGCCATGTCTCCATGCACCCTTCCAAAAGTCATCAAACGCACCAGGGATGTGAAGGAGAACGTCCGCAAGTTAGCCTACCAG GTTCTGGCGGAGAAGGTCCACATCAAAGCTTTGAGCATTGCTCAGAGAGTGAGTCTCCTGCAGCACGGTCTCCATGACACCTCTG AAGCCGTGAGGGACATGGTTTGTTCCTGTCTGCTGCCGGCCTGGCTTCAGCGTCTGGGTGGAAACATCATCGAGCTGCTCCACCGACTTGATGTGGAGAACTGTGCGGAAACGGCCCTGGACACCCTCAAAGCTGTTTTCGGGGCCACCCCGGCCaatcagctgctgcagaacaaaccTGAGCTTGACAACAG GAAACTGATCCCTACTCAGGCCCTCACCTGCGAGAACGTTCTTCTGTGGCGAGCGCTCTGTGAGTTCATCAAGTGTAAaggggatgaaggtgatgagTTGCTGGAGCAGGTGTTACCTGATGCCGCCACCTATGCTGAGTATCTCTTCGG GTATCTGAAATCTGTGCCGGCACTGACCGAAGAACAGAGGGCTGACTTCAGCCAGTTGGAGTTGGTCATGATCAAAGAGTTCATCTCGCAGCAGCTCATCCACCTCATCGGCTGCCTGGACACCAACGAAGAGGGGGGCAG gaaacgtgttttggCCGTGCTGCAGGAGATGCTTGTTCTGCCGCAGACACCATCTTCTCTTGTTTTCTTACTCGCACAGAAGCTAATCTCACTGGTTTCTGATGATCAGAGACGAATACAACTG GTGGCTGAAATCATCTCGGACTTGAGGGAACCCATGATGGAGCCTCCTCAGCAGGTGGATGAGAATGAGAGCCGACGGCAGCAGGTTCAG tTGGCTGGAGTAAAAGTCCAGATCATCGAGGTGAAACAAACTCTGGAGGAGTGCATCGCAGCTCAGGATTTCAGCCGAGCCGCAGAGCTGAAGGAGTCTCTCACCGAGCTGGAAAAGCAGAGGGACCAACTTGTCAAGGAAATCTCAGAGAGCTGCCAGCCTGCCGACATGGACGTCCGGACCGAGAAG AACGACCCAGAGACTCTGCTGAGGTGCCTTACCATGTGCGCCGAGCTGCTGAAGCAGATGAGCATCAAGACCCGAGTCGGACCCACCCTCAACGCCTTGATGTCTTCTCTG ATTCTGCCCGGGATCGCAAATTCACACCCCTCTGTCCGGAACATGGCAGTGGTGTGTTTGGGGacctgcactctgcacagcaagGAACTGGCCAAGACTCacatggttctgctgctgcag ATCGCTCAGCTGGACGAGGCGAAGATTCGGATCAGCGCCCTGCGAGCCGTggtggacctgctgctgctttttgGTTTCCAGCTGCTGTCTGAGAACCCTGCGGGTCAGAAAGCAGCACAGCCTCAGTCACTGGGGGGTCCAGAGGAGGACCTGGCACAGGGAGAGGACACGGCCCAGAGCATTGTCATGATGTTGTCAGAGTTCCTGGACGATGAG GCGTCTGATCTGCGTACAGAGACGGCCGAGGCACTCGCTAAGCTGATGTATACGGGTCGCATGTCCAGCGCCAAGATGCTGTCGCGCCTGGTGCTGCTGTGGTACAACCCAGTCACAGAGGACGACATCAGACTGCGACACTGCCTCGGGGTCTTTTTCCAGCTCTACGCCCGCGAGAGCAG GGTTCaccaggaggtggtggaggagagtTTCCTGCCCACACTCCGCACTCTGATGAACGCTCCGGCCACTTCCCCGCTGGCTGAGGTCGACGTTAACAATGTGGTCGAGCTGTTTGTGGAGCTGACGCGTTccagcgctctgatgaagccctcaACAAACACTGAG GGGGCATGTGTGCACGACTACTTGGCAGCTAGAATCTGCGGTGAGATGCTGAAGGACCCGACAGCTCCAGAAGTCCGTCTGTACGCCAAAACCTTGGGCAACTTGGAGCTGAGCACAGACGAGATGGTCAGGAAGGACTTGcagatgctgctgcaggagTTGGTGCAG GTTGTGAAGGACCGCATTTGTCTGCGTGCTCTGGAGAAGATCCTTTGCAATCTGGTGGATTCTAAAGAACAAGCTGAGCTGCTGAGTGCCACAGCCCTGCAGCCACTGGACGTCAACACAGACG ATATCACAAATGATGAGTTGGCTAAATCTGCCAAGAGACCCAAAAGAG GTCCGAATAAAGCCTGTGCAGCCAGAGGAGGACGGAAGCCGAGCAGGAAGGCAGAGTCTTCAGAAGAGAG TGATGGAGAGAATGTTCCGGAGGCAGCTCCCAACCTCCGCCCGTCGCGGAGGGCTAAGACTGCAGCTCTGGAGAAAACCAAACTGGATCTGAACCCGCTCATTAACCAGGAGGCCAACGTGTCGTAA